In Streptomyces puniciscabiei, a single genomic region encodes these proteins:
- a CDS encoding DUF4287 domain-containing protein codes for MSQLFSEETHRNLLARIPHCTGREVSDWLRTVEEGPALFRFEEKVSWLRHEYDLAYGHAKAIVHEYDLRRAARKLR; via the coding sequence ATGTCCCAGCTCTTCTCGGAGGAGACCCACCGCAATCTGCTCGCCCGCATCCCCCACTGCACCGGTCGCGAAGTCTCCGACTGGCTGCGCACCGTTGAAGAAGGCCCCGCCCTGTTCCGCTTCGAGGAGAAGGTCAGCTGGCTCCGGCACGAGTACGACCTCGCGTACGGCCACGCGAAGGCGATCGTCCACGAGTACGACCTGAGGAGGGCGGCGCGCAAGCTGCGCTAG
- a CDS encoding Bax inhibitor-1/YccA family protein — protein sequence MRSSNPVFSRRGFSRDNGYAGFNTAPQAGYAQGNPYAQNPYAQNPYAQQGLQYGAPPQAPVTTDRMTMDDVVVRSAITLGTVAVGAVLAWALLPVTATSYGLAVGSAIVAFVLAMVQNFKRTPSPALILGYAAFEGVFLGVISEMYNSRWSGAPFQAVLGTMAVSAATLLVYKAGWIRVTARYARIGMAIAMAFLVVMAVNLLLVVFGVAENGGLRSFGPLGALVGIVAIVLGAFFLTLDFKQIEDGIAYGAPRNESWLAAFGLTVTLVWIYLEMLRLVAIFTNND from the coding sequence ATGAGGAGCAGTAACCCGGTCTTCTCGCGACGGGGGTTCAGCCGCGACAACGGCTACGCCGGCTTCAACACCGCACCGCAGGCCGGGTACGCACAGGGCAACCCGTACGCGCAGAACCCCTACGCCCAGAACCCGTACGCCCAGCAGGGGCTCCAGTACGGCGCCCCGCCGCAGGCCCCGGTCACCACCGACCGGATGACCATGGACGACGTCGTCGTCCGCTCGGCCATCACGCTCGGCACCGTCGCCGTCGGCGCCGTCCTCGCCTGGGCCCTGCTGCCGGTCACGGCGACCAGCTACGGCCTGGCCGTCGGCTCGGCGATCGTGGCGTTCGTCCTGGCGATGGTCCAGAACTTCAAGCGCACCCCGTCCCCCGCGCTGATCCTCGGGTACGCCGCCTTCGAGGGCGTCTTCCTCGGTGTCATCAGCGAGATGTACAACAGCCGCTGGAGCGGCGCCCCCTTCCAGGCGGTGCTCGGCACCATGGCGGTCTCGGCCGCGACCCTGCTGGTCTACAAGGCCGGCTGGATCCGCGTCACCGCCCGCTACGCCCGCATCGGCATGGCCATCGCCATGGCGTTCCTGGTGGTGATGGCGGTCAACCTGCTGCTGGTCGTGTTCGGCGTCGCCGAGAACGGCGGTCTGCGCAGCTTCGGTCCGCTCGGCGCGCTCGTCGGCATCGTCGCCATCGTGCTCGGCGCGTTCTTCCTGACCCTCGACTTCAAGCAGATCGAGGACGGCATCGCCTACGGCGCCCCGCGCAACGAGTCCTGGCTCGCCGCGTTCGGCCTCACCGTGACGCTGGTGTGGATCTACCTGGAGATGCTGCGGCTGGTGGCTATCTTCACCAACAACGACTAG
- a CDS encoding 4-hydroxybenzoate 3-monooxygenase yields the protein MRTTVGIIGAGPAGLLLARLLHRAGIDSVVLESRDRAYVEHRQRAGILEQGTVDVLRAAGAGERMDREGLRHDGIELRFGRRRHRVDFPGLTGGRSVMVYAQTEVCKDLIALQLKEGGPLLFEAEALAVLGADGDRPRVRFRHQDREDVLECEYVVGCDGFWGVSRRAFPAALSRVFERTYPYAWLGILADVAPSHDELVYARHDRGFALLSMRSPSVSRLYLQVPAGTDAHDWTDDEIWAELERRFETEDGWRLERGPITQKSVTPMRSFVHEPMRHGRLFLAGDAAHIVPPTGAKGLNLAVGDVVTLARALAHEKETGSPELLDAYSATCLRRVWQAERFSYDMTTMLHPAPDATPFEARLQQARLERIASSRAAETDLAEAYTGFPLG from the coding sequence ATGCGCACCACCGTCGGGATCATCGGAGCCGGACCGGCCGGACTGCTGCTCGCGCGGCTGCTGCACCGCGCCGGCATCGACTCGGTCGTCCTGGAGAGCCGTGACCGGGCCTACGTCGAACATCGGCAGCGCGCCGGAATCCTGGAGCAGGGCACGGTCGACGTGCTGCGCGCGGCCGGCGCCGGGGAGCGGATGGACCGGGAGGGTCTGCGGCACGACGGGATCGAGCTGCGCTTCGGCCGTCGCCGCCACCGCGTGGACTTCCCCGGCCTGACCGGCGGCCGGTCGGTGATGGTGTACGCCCAGACCGAGGTCTGCAAGGACCTGATCGCCCTTCAGCTGAAGGAGGGCGGGCCGCTGCTGTTCGAGGCGGAGGCGCTGGCGGTGCTGGGCGCGGACGGCGACCGGCCGCGCGTCCGCTTCCGGCACCAGGACCGCGAGGACGTGCTGGAGTGCGAGTACGTCGTCGGCTGCGACGGCTTCTGGGGCGTGTCCCGCAGGGCCTTCCCGGCCGCCCTGTCCCGCGTGTTCGAACGGACGTACCCCTACGCCTGGCTCGGCATCCTCGCCGACGTCGCTCCCTCCCACGACGAACTCGTCTACGCCCGCCACGACCGCGGCTTCGCCCTCCTGTCCATGCGCTCCCCGTCCGTCTCCCGCCTCTACCTCCAGGTGCCTGCCGGCACGGACGCCCACGACTGGACCGACGACGAGATCTGGGCCGAGCTGGAGCGGCGTTTCGAGACCGAGGACGGCTGGCGGCTGGAGCGCGGGCCCATCACCCAGAAGTCGGTCACGCCGATGCGGTCCTTCGTGCACGAGCCGATGCGGCACGGCCGGCTCTTCCTCGCCGGTGACGCCGCCCACATCGTGCCGCCGACCGGGGCCAAGGGGCTGAACCTCGCCGTCGGGGACGTCGTCACCCTCGCCCGCGCCCTCGCCCACGAGAAGGAGACCGGCTCCCCGGAGCTCCTCGACGCCTACTCCGCGACCTGCCTGCGCCGCGTCTGGCAGGCCGAGCGGTTCTCCTACGACATGACGACGATGCTCCATCCGGCCCCGGACGCCACCCCCTTCGAAGCCCGCCTGCAGCAGGCCCGGCTGGAGCGGATCGCCTCCTCCCGCGCGGCCGAGACCGACCTGGCCGAGGCGTACACCGGGTTCCCGCTCGGCTGA